AAGATACATTGTCTTAGCTCTCTCCATATCTCCAATTTTGCACGCTAATATTGAATGGACGCAAGGGGAAAGAGATGACTCATGAACGGTTCGCTGCTCGTAAAAGTCAAAATTCTTCCTTATTGTTTCAAGATCAAAATCATTCTCAAAAAAGTAGACACCCTGAAGAACATCTGCTTGTTTGATGAATACAGAACGAAGAATTCTATCCCAGCTCCACTTTTGGTTCAAAGGACGTTGACTTGGATCAAGATCTTTCACAAGGATTTGTTCCTTATCCATAAACCCATCTTGTTGCATTATTACACCTAACTTTTCGTTGTAAGGAAAGTGCATCTTTGCAACAATATCCGCCCATTTGGCTAGTTCAGCATCCTCTTTAAAGGATATCCTCCCCTTGATTGCAGCCCATGTGGAAGCATCCGTGTTATTAACATAACTAATAGCCTCTGCTGTGTATTTCAGCGTCCAAACAGCAAGATAGTTGGTATACCAGTTGTTGTTGACATTATTCTCGTACTCATTAGGCCCAGTAACCCCCAGCATTACATACTTTTGACGCTCATCCGACCATGTTATTCGTTGAGCCCAAAAACGAGAAATTCCAACAAGAACCTCAAGACCGTACTCCGTAAGATACCCCTTATCTCCAGTATAGTCAATGTAACGTTTTATCGCATAAGCAATAGCACCATTACGGTGAATTTCTTCGAAGGTAATCTCCCACTCATTATGGCACTCTTCTCCATTCATTGTTACCATTGGAAATAGAGCAGCACCATCTGTAAAGCCAAGTTTTGCCGCATTTTCGATAGCTTTATCCAGCTGTCGATAGCGATATATTAGCAGTTGCCTTGCCACATGCTCTCCTGCTGTCGACATATAGAAAGGCAAGCAGTACGCTTCAGTATCCCAATAGGTAGATCCACCATATTTTTCACCGGTAAAACCTTTAGGACCAATATTCAAACGCTCATCCTCGCCCGTATATGTCTGGAAAAGTTGGAAGATATTGAATCGAATACCTTGTTGTGCTTCAGCATCACCTTCAATAACAATATCGGCATGCTGCCATTTATCCAACCACTTATTTATATGCTCATTTTTAAGTACGGCATAACTATCAAGAGCAGCCTTAGAGAGAATCTCGTCAGACTTAGAAACAAGATTTTCAAAAGGATGGTTAAGGGTTGAGGTTACCGCGACATACTTATTCACGGTTAGCGTTT
This genomic interval from Acetobacteroides hydrogenigenes contains the following:
- a CDS encoding family 65 glycosyl hydrolase domain-containing protein, translated to MNNYKVDEWKIIEETFEPQRVKGSESIFSIGNGMMGQRANFEEDYSGEMLRGSYIAGVYYPDKTRVGWWKNGYPEYFAKVLNSANFIGIRVKVNGEPIDLSQNKVVSFSRILDMQHGLLQRSFVVELRNGGKIEIVAERFMSMARPEIAAISYSVCALDCDSIVAVEGYVDGDVVNEDSNYNEKFWDEVAKSATSRGGYLVMKTKKLDFNVCWNMSLEYSIDGAEMPAKAISIEREKYVSNSVEFNLKKNQTLTVNKYVAVTSTLNHPFENLVSKSDEILSKAALDSYAVLKNEHINKWLDKWQHADIVIEGDAEAQQGIRFNIFQLFQTYTGEDERLNIGPKGFTGEKYGGSTYWDTEAYCLPFYMSTAGEHVARQLLIYRYRQLDKAIENAAKLGFTDGAALFPMVTMNGEECHNEWEITFEEIHRNGAIAYAIKRYIDYTGDKGYLTEYGLEVLVGISRFWAQRITWSDERQKYVMLGVTGPNEYENNVNNNWYTNYLAVWTLKYTAEAISYVNNTDASTWAAIKGRISFKEDAELAKWADIVAKMHFPYNEKLGVIMQQDGFMDKEQILVKDLDPSQRPLNQKWSWDRILRSVFIKQADVLQGVYFFENDFDLETIRKNFDFYEQRTVHESSLSPCVHSILACKIGDMERAKTMYLRTARLDLDDYNKEVNEGLHITSMAGSWMSVVEGFGGLRIKNDTLYFNPFIPDNWKSLAFKVIFRGRTIKAKFEGGKTILTNESEQPLSVMVKDATICIPANSTIGV